The proteins below are encoded in one region of Gambusia affinis linkage group LG07, SWU_Gaff_1.0, whole genome shotgun sequence:
- the cers5 gene encoding ceramide synthase 5 — translation MAALSAWFWNERFWLPHNVTWADLADPAPGVEYPKAGHLLAALPLALGIFIVRILFERFIASACARALYIQPGAGRRAQPNAVLEKVFTAITKNPDSRHLDGLSKQLDWEVRKVQRWFRHRRNQDKPSIHTKFCESMWRFSFYLGIFIYGFQFLWQCPWMWDTRHCWYNYPYQVMTPGLYHYYVTELAFYWSLMFSQFTDIKRKDFLIMFIHHLATVSLISFSYANNMARVGSLVLCVHDASDFLLEAAKMANYTKYQRLCDCLFIVFSVVFFITRLVIYPVWVLNSTMFESWAIIGPYPSWWVFNVLLLLLQVMHVFWAYLIFRIAFKAIMRGKVCNDVRSDIESSSEEEPDNPTEGLKASTHTLKGENGTNGHCAAARARTQNHNSW, via the exons ATGGCTGCTCTCTCAGCCTGGTTCTGGAACGAGAGGTTCTGGCTACCGCACAACGTAACCTGGGCGGATCTGGCGGACCCTGCTCCCGGGGTGGAGTATCCCAAAGCTGGACACTTGTTGGCTGCTTTACCGCTGGCTCTCGGGATTTTTATTGTCAGGATACTCTTCGAAAG ATTTATCGCCAGTGCCTGCGCCAGAGCTCTCTATATTCAGCCAGGCGCTGGAAGGAGAGCTCAGCCCAACGCCGTGCTGGAGAAGGTGTTCACCGCCATCACAAAG AATCCAGACTCGCGCCATCTGGATGGCCTGTCTAAGCAGCTGGACTGGGAGGTGCGAAAAGTCCAGCGCTGGTTCAGGCACCGCAGGAACCAGGATAAACCCAGCATACACACTAAGTTCTGCGAGAGCAT GTGgaggttttcattttatttggggATATTTATTTATGGGTTCCAGTTTCTGTGGCAG TGTCCGTGGATGTGGGATACGCGGCATTGTTGGTACAATTACCCCTATCAG GTCATGACTCCAGGTCTTTATCACTACTATGTGACTGAACTGGCCTTCTACTGGTCACTTATGTTTTCCCAGTTCACAGACATAAAACGGAAG GACTTCCTCATCATGTTCATCCATCACCTAGCAACAGTGAGCCTCATTAGCTTTTCTTACGCCAACAACATGGCTCGCGTGGGGAGCCTGGTGCTGTGTGTCCATGATGcctctgacttcctgctggag GCAGCCAAGATGGCAAACTACACCAAATACCAGCGGTTGTGTGACTGCCTCTTCATTGTGTTCAGTGTGGTGTTCTTTATCACACGGCTTGTTATATATCCAGTATG GGTCCTGAACTCTACTATGTTTGAGAGCTGGGCCATCATTGGACCCTACCCGTCCTGGTGGGTCTTCAATGTCTTGCTGCTTCTCCTCCAAGTGATGCACGTCTTCTGGGCTTACCTTATATTCCGCATAGCTTTCAAAGCTATTATGCGAGGAAAG GTGTGTAATGATGTCCGTAGCGACATTGAGAGCAGCTCTGAAGAAGAACCCGACAACCCAACTGAAGGCCTGAAGGCCTCCACTCACACCCTGAAGGGAGAAAACGGCACCAACGGCCATTGTGCGGCAGCCAGAGCCCGGACTCAGAACCACAATAGCTGGTGA
- the LOC122834555 gene encoding cytochrome c oxidase assembly protein COX14 homolog has product MVTAKRLADISYRAFSTSMMLLTAYGGYLCVMRGHRYWVKQKQLKLAAENQDPEIIKD; this is encoded by the coding sequence ATGGTGACAGCAAAGCGTCTGGCTGATATCAGTTACCGCGCTTTTTCTACCTCAATGATGCTGCTGACGGCATACGGAGGCTACCTGTGTGTGATGCGAGGACACCGGTACTGGGTGAagcagaaacagctgaaactgGCTGCAGAGAACCAGGACCCTGAAATCATCAAAGACTGA
- the LOC122834551 gene encoding pre-miRNA 5'-monophosphate methyltransferase has protein sequence MATCPNLKDPDNAVNDPGAAPYGNFMNYYSFNPPENRLSLIPATLLQDLGYRDRGDEPTLILDVGCNSGDLSVAIYKHLVPEPEESTVQLLGFDLDETLVERAEQTNPLHSNISFIQLDITEETNQLQDFLTQHSCSHFHLCLCLAVTMWVHLNHGDSGLLQLLSRLASISTHLLLEAQPWKCYRSAARRLRKLGRSDFDHFKTLKIRGDVAKHATEHLERHCGMELMRSFGSTAWDRKLLLFRRR, from the exons ATGGCAACATGTCCGAATCTTAAAGATCCTGACAATGCTGTAAACGACCCTGGTGCTGCTCCTTACGGAAACTTTATGAACTATTACAGCTTTAACCCTCCGGAAAACCGCTTGAGTCTCATCCCAGCCACGCTCCTGCAGGATTTAGGCTACAGGGACAGAGGGGACGAGCCCACGCTCATCCTGGACGTGGGGTGTAACTCAGGG GACCTGAGTGTGGCCATCTACAAGCATCTTGTCCCGGAGCCAGAGGAGAGCACAGTTCAGCTTCTGGGGTTTGACTTGGATGAAACTCTTGTTGAGCGCGCAGAGCAGACCAATCCTCTCCACAGCAACATCTCCTTCATCCAGCTGGACATCACCGAGGAAACCAACCAGCTGCAAGACTTCCTCACCCAGCACAGCTGCTCCCACTTCCacctgtgtctgtgtctggCTGTCACCATGTGGGTCCACCTGAACCACGGAGACTCGGGCTTGCTGCAGCTGCTATCGCGCCTCGCTTCCATCAGCACCCACCTCCTGCTGGAGGCTCAGCCCTGGAAGTGTTACCGCTCTGCAGCCCGCCGCCTCAGGAAGCTGGGCCGCTCGGACTTCGATCACTTTAAGACCCTGAAGATCCGCGGCGACGTTGCAAAACACGCCACGGAGCATCTGGAGAGACACTGCGGCATGGAGCTCATGCGGAGCTTCGGCAGCACCGCATGGGACCGGAAGCTGCTGCTTTTTAGACGCAGATga